In Erigeron canadensis isolate Cc75 unplaced genomic scaffold, C_canadensis_v1 Conyza_canadensis_unscaffolded:20, whole genome shotgun sequence, a single window of DNA contains:
- the LOC122584292 gene encoding 30S ribosomal protein S7, chloroplastic: MSRRGTAEEKTAKSDPIYRNRLVNMLVNRILKHGKKSLAYQIIYRAVKKIQQKTETNPLSVLRQAIHGVTPGIAVKARRVGGSTHQVPVEIGSTQGKALAIRWLLAASRKRPGRNMAFKLSSELVDAAKGSGDAIRKREETHRMAEANRAFAHFR; this comes from the coding sequence ATGTCACGTCGAGGTACTGCAGAAGAAAAAACTGCAAAATCTGATCCAATTTATCGTAATCGATTAGTTAACATGTTGGTTAACCGTATTCTGAAACACGGAAAAAAATCATTGGCTTATCAAATTATCTATCGAGCCGTGAAAAAGATTCAACAAAAGACAGAAACAAATCCACTATCTGTTTTACGTCAAGCAATACATGGAGTAACTCCGGGTATAGCAGTAAAAGCAAGACGTGTAGGTGGATCGACTCATCAAGTTCCCGTTGAAATAGGATCCACGCAAGGAAAAGCACTTGCCATTCGTTGGTTATTAGCGGCATCCCGAAAACGTCCGGGTCGAAATATGGCTTTCAAATTAAGTTCCGAATTAGTGGATGCTGCCAAAGGGAGTGGCGATGCCATACGCAAAAGGGAAGAGACTCATAGAATGGCAGAGGCAAATAGAGCTTTTGCACATTTTCGTTAA